One genomic region from SAR92 clade bacterium H455 encodes:
- a CDS encoding peptidoglycan DD-metalloendopeptidase family protein, translated as MQRQYYSPLAVLLFSLIFTSLSYANAEALDDGALIKWRGSWQQGGLLLGQVESGSTLSHQGKKIKTTAAGQFLFGLGRNAPAISTFVVTDLTGIETEAEFQVAPRNYNIQKVEGVPQRTVEPPPGQLQRIRSDSALVIQARRLVSDKTDFLSGFIKPLEGPITGVYGSQRFYNGVPKSPHYGLDYAAQEGTIVKAPAAGIVRLAHDNLFYSGGTLIIDHGHGLSSSFLHLSEILVGQGYRVQQGEPIARVGSTGRATGAHLDWRMNWLDQRVDPALVLESFPVQSPAQ; from the coding sequence ATGCAACGTCAGTACTATTCACCACTTGCTGTTTTGCTGTTCAGTTTAATCTTCACCTCTCTGTCCTATGCTAACGCCGAGGCGCTTGATGACGGAGCACTGATTAAGTGGCGCGGCAGTTGGCAGCAGGGTGGTTTGTTGCTGGGGCAGGTTGAGTCTGGCTCAACCCTGAGTCACCAGGGCAAGAAAATCAAAACCACTGCCGCCGGCCAGTTTCTGTTTGGTCTGGGTCGCAATGCGCCGGCTATTTCTACCTTTGTGGTGACCGATCTGACGGGTATCGAGACTGAGGCCGAGTTTCAGGTTGCCCCGCGCAATTATAATATTCAAAAAGTTGAGGGCGTGCCCCAGCGCACGGTCGAACCTCCTCCAGGGCAATTGCAGCGCATTCGATCTGACTCCGCTCTGGTCATTCAGGCACGCCGGCTGGTGAGTGATAAAACTGATTTCTTATCTGGCTTTATCAAGCCGCTAGAGGGCCCGATTACTGGAGTCTACGGTAGCCAGCGATTCTATAATGGTGTGCCGAAAAGTCCTCACTATGGTCTAGATTATGCTGCGCAAGAGGGCACTATTGTGAAAGCGCCTGCTGCTGGGATTGTGCGTTTGGCTCATGACAATCTCTTCTATTCCGGCGGCACCTTAATTATCGACCATGGTCATGGTCTCTCCTCCAGCTTTTTACATCTCAGCGAGATACTTGTGGGTCAAGGTTATAGAGTGCAGCAGGGTGAGCCTATAGCCCGTGTCGGGTCTACCGGACGGGCTACTGGAGCACATCTTGACTGGCGCATGAACTGGCTCGATCAGCGTGTAGATCCGGCGTTGGTTTTGGAATCTTTTCCCGTGCAATCTCCTGCGCAATAG
- a CDS encoding DUF6491 family protein, whose product MKAIKYPLSLVYLLFSLVLISSASYSDEATGPSTSVLAPPGAVGKVSLADQVKAMDKKAGAAGWKVRNGCLPANRIKRIKFIDDQTALVTMFGKKTAILRLQTECPGIKRSGYVTYRSNSRLCARFDRLSVLGGSGYSCRIASIEPFVALEEPVLEKDND is encoded by the coding sequence ATGAAAGCAATAAAATACCCTTTGTCCCTAGTTTATCTGTTGTTTAGCCTAGTTCTAATTAGCTCTGCCAGCTACTCCGATGAAGCCACAGGTCCCTCTACTTCTGTTCTTGCCCCCCCTGGTGCAGTCGGGAAAGTATCATTGGCTGATCAGGTTAAAGCAATGGATAAAAAGGCTGGTGCTGCCGGATGGAAAGTCCGCAATGGTTGTCTGCCCGCGAATCGCATTAAACGGATTAAATTTATCGATGACCAAACTGCCCTGGTAACCATGTTCGGCAAAAAAACCGCTATTTTGCGCTTGCAGACAGAGTGTCCTGGTATCAAGCGTTCAGGTTATGTGACTTATCGCAGTAATAGTAGGCTCTGTGCTCGCTTCGATCGGCTTTCGGTGTTGGGTGGTTCAGGCTATAGTTGTCGTATCGCCAGTATTGAGCCGTTTGTCGCGCTTGAAGAGCCGGTTCTGGAAAAAGATAACGACTAA
- a CDS encoding Trm112 family protein: MDDFTVDKKLLSILVCPVSKAPLEYDKDKQELVCRASGLAYPISEGIPVMLESEARQLTADEKLRDSGK, encoded by the coding sequence ATGGACGATTTCACCGTGGATAAAAAGCTCCTTAGTATATTGGTTTGCCCTGTCAGCAAGGCGCCACTTGAATATGACAAAGACAAGCAGGAATTGGTTTGCCGTGCCAGTGGTTTGGCTTATCCCATCAGCGAGGGTATCCCGGTAATGTTGGAGTCTGAAGCACGTCAACTGACTGCAGATGAGAAGCTCCGCGACTCTGGAAAATAA
- a CDS encoding recombination regulator RecX has product MLDTPADITPAKMRNYAMGLLTGRDYSRAELATKLVKRFDEHSAIDEVLQRLADEGLQSDVRFAEAFVRSRILRGHGLTRIRQDIRQKGIADELVGQTLDAADVNWMTLAREVAQRKFGQRQAADQRETAKRMRFLQYRGFSYDQIKYALAGCLDEQVGDGDFFD; this is encoded by the coding sequence ATGTTAGATACTCCCGCAGATATTACCCCGGCCAAGATGCGCAATTACGCTATGGGCTTACTCACCGGTCGCGACTACTCGCGAGCTGAACTGGCGACTAAGCTTGTTAAACGATTTGATGAGCACAGTGCCATTGATGAGGTGCTGCAGCGCCTGGCTGATGAAGGGTTGCAATCTGATGTGCGCTTTGCCGAAGCCTTTGTGCGATCGAGAATTCTTCGGGGCCATGGTCTAACCCGTATTCGTCAGGATATTCGCCAAAAGGGCATTGCTGATGAATTGGTAGGGCAGACCTTAGATGCGGCAGATGTGAATTGGATGACACTGGCCCGAGAAGTTGCGCAGCGTAAATTTGGGCAACGTCAGGCGGCGGACCAGCGCGAGACAGCCAAGCGTATGCGCTTTTTGCAATATCGTGGTTTTAGCTATGATCAGATTAAATATGCTCTCGCTGGCTGTTTAGATGAGCAGGTGGGCGATGGGGATTTTTTTGATTAA
- a CDS encoding alpha/beta fold hydrolase, with the protein MTHNSRFTPPSMLKNPHIQSILNSLGPRKIRAKRLAKKLDSEKLTLTAKDGTRLLAEYDRSKASNNNSLIVLLHGWEGSSQSAYQVTTANYLLKQGFDVLRLNLRDHGDSHHLNFELFNSTMTNEVAEAIACFFESHVYEKRFLAGFSLGGNFTLRIAADHGTSLKLTAAAAICPPVDPTNAMTALDNTLFIYERYFFYRWSKSLRKKIAHFPEHGFEHILNSARTIEDMNNFFIDRHTPFDDAKSYFEAYSLVENRLQQLAIPAYLIASEDDPIIPAEDLQKINCPDKLTIELQEFGGHCGFIKNLSAHSWVENRLVDLFRGYL; encoded by the coding sequence ATGACTCATAACAGCCGCTTTACCCCACCTTCGATGCTAAAAAACCCTCATATACAGAGTATTTTAAACAGCCTAGGGCCACGAAAAATTCGCGCCAAGCGACTAGCTAAGAAATTAGACAGCGAAAAACTAACTCTTACTGCAAAGGATGGAACCCGTTTACTGGCTGAGTATGACCGCAGTAAAGCATCGAACAATAATAGTCTGATTGTCTTGCTTCATGGCTGGGAGGGTTCCAGTCAATCTGCCTATCAGGTGACCACTGCCAACTATCTGTTAAAGCAAGGCTTCGACGTACTGCGACTCAACCTGCGGGACCATGGCGACAGTCATCATCTTAACTTTGAATTGTTTAACTCCACCATGACCAATGAAGTGGCGGAAGCAATCGCCTGCTTCTTTGAAAGCCATGTCTATGAAAAGCGTTTTCTAGCGGGATTTTCACTGGGTGGAAACTTTACCCTGCGCATTGCCGCAGATCATGGAACTAGCTTAAAGCTGACGGCTGCTGCAGCCATCTGCCCTCCAGTAGATCCTACCAATGCTATGACAGCGCTGGACAACACGCTGTTTATCTATGAGCGCTACTTCTTTTATCGCTGGTCCAAGTCCCTGCGCAAAAAAATTGCCCACTTCCCCGAACACGGTTTCGAGCATATTTTAAACAGCGCTCGCACCATCGAGGATATGAATAATTTCTTTATTGATCGGCATACGCCTTTCGACGACGCCAAGAGTTATTTTGAAGCCTACTCTCTGGTGGAGAATCGGCTGCAGCAACTGGCTATACCAGCTTATTTGATTGCCTCAGAGGATGACCCAATTATTCCGGCGGAGGATTTGCAGAAGATTAATTGCCCGGACAAGCTGACTATTGAACTGCAGGAATTTGGTGGCCACTGTGGCTTTATTAAAAATCTATCGGCGCACAGCTGGGTAGAGAATCGTCTTGTGGATCTATTTCGCGGTTACCTCTGA
- a CDS encoding histidine triad nucleotide-binding protein, which produces MVDSTPTLFTRIINREIPAEIFYEDDQCIVINDISPQAPVHMLVIPRQPIAKLADASAADKALLGHLMWVAGEVARQAGVEEAFRLVVNNGRAAGQTVFHLHLHVLADPSGRQEFSESTI; this is translated from the coding sequence ATGGTCGATTCAACGCCAACCCTATTTACCCGAATTATTAATCGAGAAATTCCGGCAGAGATTTTCTACGAAGATGATCAGTGTATTGTCATCAACGACATCTCTCCGCAGGCACCTGTTCATATGTTGGTGATCCCGCGTCAGCCGATTGCCAAGCTGGCCGATGCCAGTGCAGCGGATAAAGCGCTGCTTGGGCATTTGATGTGGGTTGCTGGTGAAGTGGCGAGACAGGCTGGTGTGGAAGAAGCCTTTCGCCTAGTGGTCAATAATGGCCGCGCAGCTGGCCAGACTGTGTTCCATTTGCATCTGCATGTTTTAGCCGACCCCTCTGGCAGGCAAGAATTTTCCGAATCAACTATTTAA